One genomic region from Halococcus qingdaonensis encodes:
- a CDS encoding ABC transporter permease — MATRSDTARSRTTLLGFDWLTVALVLGGVLCLYYLAPLISLFLSVPPGEVIARMTDSTVVDAATTSVLAASISTTVATVFGLPLAYWLARSESRWTNAVLGVVVLPLVLPPTVGGIVLLTVFGPGAPIGKAAASAGVPLTRSLAGVVLAQTFVASPFVVVTAKAAFEGVDRTLEHASRSLGKGRWTTARNVTLPLAMPGIAAGVTLTFARAMGEFGATMMLSYYPRTMPVQIWVSFIELGLDNAYPIAILLLLISVAALAVLNTVAANPWQ; from the coding sequence ATGGCGACACGCTCCGACACGGCACGATCACGGACGACGCTGCTCGGCTTCGACTGGCTCACCGTCGCGCTCGTCCTCGGCGGCGTGCTCTGTCTCTACTATCTCGCGCCGCTGATCTCGCTGTTCCTGTCGGTACCGCCGGGTGAGGTCATCGCCCGGATGACCGACTCGACGGTCGTGGACGCGGCGACGACGTCGGTGCTGGCGGCGTCGATCAGCACGACCGTCGCCACCGTCTTCGGCCTGCCGCTCGCGTACTGGCTCGCGCGGAGCGAGTCGCGCTGGACGAACGCCGTGCTGGGGGTCGTCGTCCTCCCCCTGGTGCTCCCGCCGACCGTCGGCGGTATCGTCCTGCTCACGGTGTTCGGCCCCGGTGCACCCATCGGCAAGGCCGCGGCCAGCGCCGGCGTTCCGCTCACGCGCTCGCTCGCCGGCGTGGTGCTCGCTCAGACGTTCGTCGCCTCGCCGTTCGTCGTCGTCACGGCGAAGGCGGCCTTCGAGGGCGTCGATCGAACCCTCGAACACGCCTCGCGCTCGCTCGGCAAGGGGCGGTGGACGACCGCCCGGAACGTGACGCTGCCGCTCGCCATGCCGGGGATCGCCGCCGGCGTGACGCTCACCTTCGCGCGCGCGATGGGCGAGTTCGGCGCGACGATGATGCTCTCGTACTACCCACGGACGATGCCGGTCCAGATCTGGGTCTCGTTCATCGAGCTCGGGCTCGACAACGCCTATCCGATCGCGATCCTCCTCCTGCTCATCTCGGTCGCGGCGCTCGCCGTGCTCAACACCGTCGCGGCCAACCCGTGGCAATGA
- a CDS encoding extracellular solute-binding protein — protein MREQRSGGRSRRDLLRAAGAAGAVGLAGVAGCVGSGDPTGTANGSGTASDGSSTSTNGGGGSGTSTTIAILAAGSLQNALSNGLEPAVDVPVNVEAHGSATVARMIDEGKRDPDIVSVADVALFEEPLSPPWHSVFTSNAVVIAYNPDTEGGKRLAEAGSENWYDALASDDVRIGRTDPDQDPLGYRALFTLELASRYYDNASNLREKILQKNQIFPETALISQFESGSIDAAIAYRNMAVERDYEYIDLPDRIDLSNPQYDEEWYSTVSYTLPTDQMVQGGLISYGSTIRKMSDAALDVFAAHTTGDYLDEHGFLLRDQFPMYEGDVPQRVQRATGGSGGSESGGTQSAGNRSGSTETAGPQSALGGSSVELSSTVSDITLLI, from the coding sequence ATGAGAGAACAACGGTCCGGCGGGCGCTCGCGCCGTGACCTCCTGCGGGCGGCCGGAGCGGCCGGTGCAGTCGGACTCGCGGGCGTGGCGGGCTGTGTCGGCAGCGGCGACCCCACCGGCACCGCCAACGGTTCGGGCACCGCAAGCGATGGTTCCAGTACCAGCACGAACGGCGGTGGCGGTAGCGGAACATCGACGACGATCGCGATTCTCGCGGCCGGCAGCCTCCAGAACGCGCTGTCGAACGGTCTCGAACCCGCCGTCGACGTCCCGGTGAACGTCGAGGCCCACGGATCGGCGACGGTCGCGCGCATGATCGACGAGGGCAAGCGCGATCCCGACATCGTGAGCGTCGCCGACGTGGCACTGTTCGAGGAACCTCTCTCACCGCCCTGGCACTCGGTGTTCACGAGCAACGCCGTCGTCATCGCCTACAACCCCGACACCGAGGGTGGCAAGCGCCTCGCCGAGGCGGGTTCCGAAAACTGGTACGATGCGTTGGCCAGCGACGACGTGCGCATCGGCCGTACCGATCCGGATCAGGACCCGCTCGGCTATCGCGCGCTGTTCACCCTCGAACTCGCCTCGCGGTACTACGACAACGCGTCGAACCTCCGAGAGAAGATACTGCAGAAGAATCAGATCTTCCCCGAGACGGCGCTCATCAGTCAGTTCGAGAGCGGGTCGATCGACGCCGCCATCGCCTACCGCAACATGGCCGTCGAGCGCGACTACGAGTATATCGATCTCCCCGATCGGATCGATCTCAGCAATCCACAGTACGACGAGGAGTGGTATTCGACGGTCTCGTACACGCTTCCGACCGATCAGATGGTTCAGGGAGGGCTCATCAGCTACGGGTCGACGATCCGGAAGATGAGTGACGCCGCTCTCGACGTGTTCGCCGCCCACACGACCGGTGACTACCTCGATGAACACGGGTTCCTCCTGCGTGACCAGTTCCCGATGTACGAGGGGGACGTGCCACAGCGTGTGCAACGGGCGACCGGTGGCTCAGGTGGTAGCGAATCCGGTGGAACGCAGTCCGCCGGAAATCGCTCCGGCAGCACCGAAACCGCGGGACCCCAATCCGCGCTCGGCGGGAGCTCGGTGGAACTATCCTCGACGGTATCGGACATCACCCTCCTGATCTGA